One window of Perca flavescens isolate YP-PL-M2 chromosome 6, PFLA_1.0, whole genome shotgun sequence genomic DNA carries:
- the arid1aa gene encoding AT-rich interactive domain-containing protein 1A isoform X1, giving the protein MAAQVASAATLNTSPPSELKKPDRDNKEESVPGEKQSDKKQPGLDSGSPGRGDLQDGADGGNAGGGGEPEMKNGNGNPPRANNNNQNDSVGPEGNNHPGLVHHHGTAFPPPSYGYSQHYGRAPFHQHGGQQSPGMAAAAGPVVQSSNIMDPYQPNSHEHGFSNHQFNNYNPFPNRTPYPGQAYAMNSPRSTQAPTAGGQPANVKQQPPAGGPTAMAGSYSNQRYNIGNPQPTSTPTLNKLLTSPSATRGYPNYPSNDYSSQEGANKGPADMGSSGLYGGSNPGWQQRGHHPSPMSPGSAGQPLVRNQPPGPIDPMAKMRGQPYGAGSPYNQQAPQGPPTGPQQGPGYPGQGYGPPGPQRFPVGMQGRTPGSMGSMSYGPQMGSYGQQGPGGYGSQGQAPYYNQPGQAPHPSQQQTPYSQPPSVQPGGQTPYPGQTHPPPTSAPHNQGAQPYPQPHMPPQSQGQLPGPSQGPPQSQPPYSQTSAPQSGQSLYAQQQGPPNQAPQPPSSQEPAGPQGQSNYPGSTQGPQQPPSQQQQAQTQPPQQPPGHSQHPQGQPAAYTQNPQQPQQQQAQQSPYQRFPPPQQQEVSQDSFQSSAPPSTQPKTGPEDSQGRPSSLPDLSGSIDDLPTGAEGALSPGVSTSGVSSSQGEQSNQAQSPFSPHTSPHLPGIRGPSPSPAGSPASASTPRTGPLSPANMPVTQMPPRPSSVQSDGSLHPAMSQSPMAQDRGFMQRNPQMPYGSPQSASALSPRQSSGGQMHPGMGPYQQNNSMGGYGQQGGQYGPQGYPRQPGYGNMPNANYTGPGIGPMNSMAGQGAGPPYSGMPPGRMPPNQMGARPYGPNMGPNMGPNMGPNIPPNMGNMPPQVGSGMCPPPGMNRKPQDPAAMQHPATNSMHNRMPGYPNMSPSMIGSGPPYGPPMNNMPGMMNTQGGSPYPMGPNMANNSSGMAPSPEVNNKMNNKVDGSATPKPEPKSKKSNSSTTTNEKITRLYELGPEPERKMWVDRYLSFIEEKAMGMTNLPAVGRKPLDLFRLYMSVKEIGSMAQVSKNKKWRDLATSLNVGTSSSAASSLKKQYIQCLYAFECKIERGEDPPPEIFTDNKKNQAAKVQPPSPASLCSTAGSGSLQGPQTPQSTSSSMAEGGDLKPPTPASTPHTQMPPMPPGSRSSVNLQDPFSEGSDPAFPRKNMTPNSAYQAGMNTPDMQGRMGTYEPNKDPFGNMRKVGEHFLPANQGPNSGVGDQQQQPPQQQQQQPPFNRGPPGAMGTMPMGPRQQFPYGPGYDRRSEQGMGPEGNMGSGAPQPNPMIPANADTGMYSPNRFPPQQPRHDSYGNQYPGQGTPPTGSYPNQQPGMYPQQQQSYKRPVEGGYPPSKRHETEYSGPFHGGQQQPPPPQQQPGGTSAPSSGQQEYNQYSGSGPYPGSDRRPPGTGNQFPFPFGRERMPVATGPNAQPNMPPQMMQSGPEGPQGGMWQGPRDMNYQNYPSRQGGPGGPPQGPGYPGMNRSEEMMSSEQRMNHDGQWGGQMGPRQPPYGPAGPGQSMPRSVQPNYQPLQGVQNHIPQVSSPASMPRPMDSRTSPSKSPYMHGVIKMQKAGPPVPASHIVPPPVQSPLIRRDMPFPPGSIEASHPVLKPRRRLTVKDIGTPEAWRVMMSLKSGLLAESTWALDTINILLYDDNSISTFDLNTLPGLLELVVEYFRRCLIEIFGILREYEVGDPGQRTLLDPDALKQDWDSAEEEEQRAEDMEQEEGEDEEEEERETEGPARVKEEEEEQQQCSESRGREEKTEDEERKNKGSSSEQTGSLQSLAANERPKQASKFDKFPLKVVRKKDPFATGKSNNHGKLQEFDSGLLHWSAGGGDSTDHIQTHFEPRKDFLEPRVRVYVPSNLLKRRVPEEVPLENCLPAEEDKSKNQDEEERPKETAFSEKASSSLSIEEERKMDSETKTVEKVAKSHQENNRPIPFPRSVLTQQTGTILEDEPHSKDEGPLVALANWQDSLARRCICVSNIIRSLSFVPGNDHEMSKHPGLLLLLGRLILLHHRHPERKQAPLTYEKDEDSDEGMGQRDEWWWDCLELLRENTLVTLANISGQLDLSIYPESICLPLLDGLLHWAVCPSAEAQDPFPTLGPHSALSPQRLVLETLSKLSIQDNNVDLILATPPFSRLEKLYGNLVRLIGDRKVAVCREMAVVLLANLAQGDTVAARAIAVQKGSVGNLLGFLEDSLAATQLQQSQSSLLHLQGMHFEPTSPDMMRRAARALHALAKVEENHSEFTLQESRLLDLSVSPLMNSLVSHVICDVLFLIGQS; this is encoded by the exons ATGGCCGCTCAGGTCGCCAGCGCCGCCACTCTTAACACTAGCCCGCCTTCCGAACTCAAAAAACCGGATCGAGACAACAAGGAGGAGTCGGTACCGGGGGAGAAGCAGTCCGACAAAAAGCAGCCGGGCTTGGACAGCGGATCGCCGGGCCGGGGAGATCTGCAGGACGGGGCCGACGGTGGAAAtgcagggggaggaggggaaCCTGAGATGAAGAACGGGAATGGGAACCCGCCCAGGGCTAACAATAATAACCAGAATGACTCTGTCGGACCGGAGGGAAATAACCATCCCGGGTTGGTGCATCACCACGGCACGGCGTTTCCTCCACCTTCGTACGGATATAGTCAGCACTACGGTCGGGCCCCTTTTCATCAACATGGCGGACAACAAAGCCCTGGCATGGCAGCTGCTGCGGGTCCGGTCGTGCAGTCGAGCAACATAATGGACCCATATCAACCTAATTCACACGAGCATGGCTTTTCAAACCACCAGTTTAACAATTACAACCCATTCCCGAACAGGACTCCCTATCCCGGCCAAGCATACGCCATGAACTCCCCTCGCAGTACCCAGGCGCCGACAGCTGGGGGACagccagctaacgttaagcAGCAGCCACCAGCGGGAGGACCCACGGCGATGGCTGGATCTTACAGTAACCAGAGATATAATATTGGAAACCCACAACCTACATCCACACCGACACTCAACAAGCTCCTAACCTCCCCCAGCGCAACGCGGGGTTATCCAAACTACCCGTCTAACGACTACAGTAGCCAAGAAGGAGCTAATAAGGGACCAGCAGACATGGGCAGTAGCGGTCTGTATGGAGGGAGCAATCCGGGTTGGCAACAAAGAGGCCATCACCCGTCGCCTATGAGCCCGGGAAGTGCCGGGCAGCCGCTAGTTAGGAACCAG CCACCTGGTCCTATTGACCCAATGGCAAAAATGAGAGGTCAGCCATACGGAGCAGGCAGTCCATACAATCAGCAGGCGCCGCAGGGGCCTCCCACAGGTCCACAACAGGGGCCCGGTTACCCTGGCCAGGGTTATGGCCCTCCAGGTCCTCAGCGATTCCCAGTGGGAATGCAAGGACGTACCCCTGGAAGCATGGGTAGCATGTCGTATGGTCCACAG ATGGGATCTTATGGACAGCAGGGACCAGGAGGCTATGGCTCTCAGGGCCAGGCACCATATTACAACCAGCCTGGCCAGGCTCCTCACCCAAGCCAGCAGCAAACCCCCTACTCCCAGCCCCCATCAGTGCAACCGGGTGGCCAGACACCTTACCCAGGGCAAACCCACCCTCCACCGACGTCTGCTCCACACAACCAGGGAGCACAACCCTATCCGCAGCCCCACATGCCCCCACAGTCCCAGGGGCAACTGCCAGGCCCATCCCAAGGGCCTCCACAGTCTCAGCCCCCTTATTCCCAAACCTCAGCCCCACAATCTGGCCAGTCTCTCTACGCCCAGCAGCAGGGTCCTCCCAATCAGGCCCCACAGCCGCCAAGTTCCCAGGAACCCGCTGGACCACAGGGCCAGTCCAACTACCCAGGATCCACACAGGGGCCTCAGCAGCCCCCCTCGCAGCAACAGCAGGCACAGACTCAGCCTCCACAGCAGCCACCGGGACACAGCCAACACCCACAGGGCCAGCCTGCAGCGTACACGCAGAACCCCCAGCAGCCGCAACAGCAGCAAGCACAACAGTCACCTTATCAGCGCTTTCCTCCTCCACAACAGCAG GAGGTATCCCAGGACTCATTTCAGTCGAGCGCCCCTCCATCCACCCAGCCTAAAACTGGCCCAGAGGACAGTCAAGGCCGCCCCTCCAGCCTTCCG GACCTGTCAGGGTCCATCGATGACCTGCCTACAGGTGCAGAGGGTGCCCTGAGTCCCGGTGTGAGCACGTCAGGTGTGTCGAGCAGCCAGGGTGAGCAGAGTAACCAGGCCCAGTCGCCCTTCTCTCCTCACACGTCTCCCCACCTGCCAGGCATCCGAGGGCCTTCACCTTCGCCAGCTGGCTCCCCTGCCAGCGCTAGCACACCCCGCACAGGACCGCTGTCACCCGCCAACATGCCAG TGACCCAGATGCCTCCCAGGCCATCAAGTGTGCAGTCAGATGGGAGTCTACACCCTGCAATGAGCCAGTCTCCTATGGCCCAGGACAGAG GGTTTATGCAGAGAAACCCTCAGATGCCTTATGGCTCCCCCCAGTCAGCCTCTGCACTGTCGCCACGCCAGTCTTCAGGGGGACAGATGCATCCTGGGATGGGCCCATATCAGCAGAACAACTCCATGGGTGGCTATGGACAGCAGGGAGGACAATATGGCCCCCAAG GTTATCCCCGTCAACCGGGCTACGGCAACATGCCCAACGCAAACTACACTGGGCCAGGCATAGGTCCAATGAACTCCATGGCAGGACAGGGTGCGGGGCCACCATATTCTGGCATGCCCCCAGGAAGGATGCCTCCTAATCAAATGGGGGCACGTCCCTACGGACCCAATATGGGTCCAAATATGGGGCCCAACATGGGTCCAAACATCCCCCCTAACATGGGCAACATGCCACCCCAGGTAGGCTCAGGAATGTGTCCTCCTCCAGGCATGAACAGAAAGCCCCAGGACCCCGCAGCCATGCAGCACCCTGCCACCAACTCCATGCACAACAG GATGCCTGGTTACCCCAACATGTCTCCAAGCATGATAGGCTCCGGCCCACCCTATGGCCCTCCCATGAACAACATGCCTGGAATGATGAACACTCAAGGTGGATCACCTTATCCTATGGGGCCAAACATGGCCAATAACTCAAGTG GTATGGCCCCCAGTCCAGAGGTGAACAATAAGATGAATAACAAAGTAGATGGGAGTGCAACGCCCAAGCCAGAGCCCAAATCTAAG AAGTCCAACTCTTCCACCACAACCAATGAAAAGATAACCCGTCTGTATGAGTTAGGACCAGAGCCGGAAAGGAAGATGTGGGTGGACCGTTATTTGTCCTTCATTGAAGAGAAAGCCATGGGCATGACCAACCTGCCCGCTGTAGGACGCAAACCCCTCGACCTCTTCCGCCTGTATATGTCAGTCAAAGAGATCGGAAGCATGGCACAG GTGAGTAAGAATAAGAAATGGCGTGATCTGGCCACTTCCCTGAATGTGGGCACATCCAGCAGTGCTGCCAGTTCTTTGAAGAAACAGTACATCCAGTGTCTGTATGCCTTTGAGTGCAAAATTGAGCGTGGTGAGGACCCTCCTCCTGAGATTTTTACAGACAACAAAAAGAACCAAGCTGCTAAGGTCCAGCCACCCTCTCCAG CGTCCCTCTGCTCCACAGCTGGGTCAGGCTCTCTGCAGGGTCCTCAGACACCCCAGTCCACCAGCAGCTCCATGGCTGAAGGGGGTGACCTGAAACCTCCCACCCCAGCCTCCACTCCTCATACCCAGATGCCCCCCATGCCACCGGGGTCCAG GAGCAGCGTTAACCTGCAGGACCCCTTCTCTGAAGGAAGTGACCCTGCTTTCCCCAGGAAGAACATGACGCCCAACTCTGCCTATCAAGCTGGCATGAACACACCAGACATGCAAGGGCGCATGGGCACCTACGAACCCAACAAGGACCCCTTTGGTAACATGCGGAAAG TCGGGGAGCACTTTCTACCTGCTAACCAGGGCCCGAACAGCGGGGTGGGTGACCAGCAGCAGCAACCGccgcagcagcaacagcagcagcctcCGTTTAACAGAGGACCGCCTGGGGCCATGGGCACAATGCCAATGGGGCCCAGACAGCAGTTTCCCTATGGACCAGGCTACGACAGGAG ATCGGAGCAAGGAATGGGCCCAGAGGGCAACATGGGATCCGGTGCTCCTCAGCCAAACCCTATGATACCTGCCAATGCCGACACTGGGATGTATTCGCCAAACCGCTTCCCACCACAGCAGCCACG GCATGATTCCTATGGTAATCAGTATCCTGGACAGGGAACGCCCCCTACAGGCTCCTACCCCAATCAGCAGCCTGGAATGTacccacaacaacaacag AGTTACAAGCGTCCTGTGGAAGGAGGTTATCCTCCATCAAAACGCCATGAGACAGAGTACAGTGGGCCCTTCCATGGTggacaacaacaaccaccaccaccgcaGCAACAGCCAGGAGGTACCTCTGCACCCTCTTCAGGACAGCAGGAGTACAATCAGTACAGCGGCAGTGGACCCTACCCCGGCTCTGATCGCCGTCCACCTGGCACAGGCAATCAGTTTCCCTTTCCCTTTGGTCGTGAACGTATGCCGGTAGCGACGGGGCCCAACGCTCAGCCCAACATGCCCCCTCAGATGATGCAGTCAGGCCCTGAGGGACCTCAGGGAGGTATGTGGCAGGGACCGCGAGACATGAACTATCAGAACTACCCCAGCCGGCAGGGTGGCCCCGGGGGCCCACCCCAGGGACCCGGCTACCCTGGCATGAACCGCTCAGAggagatgatgtcatcagaaCAGCGCATGAATCATGATGGACAGTGGGGGGGTCAGATGGGCCCGCGGCAGCCTCCTTATGGTCCAGCAGGGCCTGGCCAATCTATGCCTCGTTCAGTACAGCCTAACTACCAGCCCCTTCAGGGTGTGCAGAACCACATTCCACAGGTGTCCAGCCCGGCCTCCATGCCCCGCCCCATGGATAGCAGGACATCGCCTAGTAAATCTCCCTATATGCACGGAGTAATAAAGATGCAGAAGGCTGGCCCTCCAGTGCCTGCGTCTCACATAGTGCCCCCTCCGGTGCAGTCGCCTTTAATAAGGCGAGACATGCCTTTTCCCCCGGGCTCTATTGAAGCTTCACATCCTGTCCTGAAACCACGTCGGAGACTCACGGTGAAAGATATTG GAACCCCCGAGGCCTGGAGAGTTATGATGTCATTAAAGTCTGGTTTATTGGCTGAGAGTACGTGGGCCTTAGATACCATCAACATTCTCCTGTATGATGACAACAGTATTTCTACCTTTGATCTCAACACG TTGCCTGGCCTACTGGAGTTGGTGGTTGAGTATTTCAGACGCTGCCTCATTGAAATCTTTGGTATTCTTCGGGAGTATGAGGTGGGAGACCCTGGCCAGAGGACACTACTTGATCCTGATGCCTTGAAACAAGACTGGGACAGCGCAGAAGAAGAGGAACAACGGGCTGAGGACATGGAacaagaggaaggagaggacgaagaagaggaggaaCGAGAAACGGAGGGGCCAGCTCgtgtgaaggaggaggaggaggagcagcagcagtgctCGGAGTCTCGGGGTCGAGAGGAGAAAACCGAAGATGAGGAGCGGAAGAACAAGGGTTCTTCATCTGAACAGACGGGCTCATTGCAGTCCTTAGCTGCCAATGAGAGACCCAAACAGGCCAGCAAGTTTGACAAGTTTCCTCTAAAGGTGGTACGGAAGAAAGATCCATTTGCGACTGGCAAGTCAAATAATCACGGCAAACTGCAAGAGTTTGACAGTGGGTTACTTCATTGGAGCGCTGGAGGCGGAGACTCAACAGACCACATCCAGACTCACTTTGAACCACGCAAAGACTTCTTGGAACCACGAGTACGAGTATATGTGCCCTCAAATTTGCTGAAGCGAAGAGTCCCAGAAGAAGTGCCACTGGAAAATTGTTTGCCAGCTGAGGAAGATAAAAGCAAGAAtcaagatgaagaagaaaggcCAAAGGAGACCGCTTTCTCAGAGAAGGCCAGCTCCTCACTCAgcattgaggaggagaggaaaatggATTCTGAGACAAAGACAGTTGAGAAAGTTGCTAAAAGTCACCAGGAGAATAATAGACCTATTCCTTTCCCCAGGAGTGTTTTAACACAGCAGACTGGCACCATCCTGGAGGATGAGCCTCACAGTAAAGACGAGGGGCCGCTCGTTGCACTGGCTAACTGGCAGGATTCTTTAGCCCGCCGCTGCATTTGCGTCTCCAATATAATCCGCAGCCTCTCCTTTGTGCCAGGCAATGACCACGAGATGTCCAAACATCCAGGGCTACTACTGCTACTGGGACGCCTGATCCTGCTCCACCACAGGCACCCTGAGCGCAAACAAGCTCCGCTCACCTACGAGAAAGATGAGGACTCGGACGAGGGAATGGGCCAAAGGGATGAATGGTGGTGGGATTGCTTGGAGCTTCTGAGGGAGAACACACTGGTCACTTTGGCAAACATCTCAGGCCAACTGGACCTCTCCATTTACCCAGAGAGCATCTGCTTGCCTCTGTTGGATGGTCTTCTGCACTGGGCTGTCTGCCCATCAGCAGAGGCCCAGGACCCTTTCCCCACCCTCGGCCCCCACAGTGCTTTGTCACCTCAGAGACTGGTCCTGGAGACGCTAAGCAAGCTAAGCATTCAAGATAACAATGTGGACCTCATCTTGGCCACTCCGCCATTCAGTCGGTTGGAGAAGCTATATGGGAACCTTGTGCGACTAATCGGAGACAGGAAGGTTGCGGTCTGCAGGGAGATGGCCGTGGTCCTACTGGCCAACCTGGCCCAGGGTGATACTGTGGCAGCCAGAGCAATCGCTGTTCAGAAAGGCAGTGTGGGCAACCTGCTGGGCTTCCTAGAGGATAGTCTGGCTGCCACACAGCTTCAGCAGAGCCAGAGCTCTCTACTACACCTACAGGGGATGCACTTCGAGCCCACAAGCCCGGACATGATGCGGCGAGCTGCCCGGGCTCTGCACGCCTTAGCCAAGGTGGAGGAGAACCACTCAGAGTTCACACTACAAGAGTCCCGACTCCTCGACCTTTCAGTGTCTCCCCTAATGAACTCGCTGGTTTCTCATGTTATCTGTGATGTACTCTTTTTGATTGGCCAGTCATGA